In the genome of Amaranthus tricolor cultivar Red isolate AtriRed21 chromosome 15, ASM2621246v1, whole genome shotgun sequence, one region contains:
- the LOC130801225 gene encoding organic cation/carnitine transporter 3-like: MANSSSPLLTNHNDEENTNPYNFCHSPRNKNTSVNDKIEQCIENLGWAQIVQCLLVSLAWAFDAQQAFISIFTDTEPSWHCTTGSCGDDICSLKGQTWAWDAPLETSIISEWGLQCVSSLITGLPASSFFIGCVIGGLVLATLADTWLGRKNLLILCTLAMSLSGIFTALFSSNIWIYAFLRFVSGFGRAAIGTCSLVLATEVVGKQWRGQIGVIGFFFFSFGFLSLPGIAYLNQGHSWRNMYIWTSAPALIYSVLVFIFVKESPRWLLIRGRREEAMDALKNFATLHQSSLTLSFFGEEETSCGNDINVFSAMKNMVSRAWALRRLITVSFISIGIGMIYYGMPLALGNLPMNLYLSVSLNALSELPGLFLTFVLVDRLSRRSAIIGFTLVSGISSIFVVGAGHFAKNNEYIMFLQIGFEMLSFLCGVSALNLMLIFTCELFPTCVRNSALSMARQALVFGGAFAPPLVAAGRNIPFIAYGVFGVVIGVCGSFAIFLPETRGTTLTDTLEEEEFQAQRLGSFWATH; encoded by the coding sequence ATGGCCAATTCATCATCTCCACTACTCACAAACCATAATGATGAAGAGAATACTAATCCCTACAATTTTTGTCACTCACCCCGAAACAAAAACACATCAGTCAACGACAAAATCGAGCAATGCATTGAAAACTTAGGATGGGCGCAAATAGTGCAATGTCTTTTGGTTTCTCTCGCTTGGGCATTTGACGCCCAACAAGCGTTTATCTCTATTTTTACTGATACCGAGCCCTCGTGGCATTGCACGACAGGCTCATGTGGTGATGATATATGTAGCCTCAAGGGCCAGACTTGGGCTTGGGATGCGCCCTTAGAAACATCAATTATTTCGGAATGGGGGTTACAATGTGTGAGCTCGTTAATAACAGGTTTACCTGCCTCGTCTTTTTTTATTGGTTGTGTCATAGGTGGTCTTGTGTTGGCTACCTTGGCAGACACATGGCTCGGACGCAAAAATCTTTTAATACTATGTACCCTAGCCATGTCATTATCAGGCATTTTCACAGCACTATTTTCAAGTAATATATGGATTTACGCATTTTTAAGATTCGTTTCGGGCTTTGGTAGAGCAGCAATTGGGACATGTTCATTGGTGTTGGCTACTGAAGTTGTTGGAAAACAATGGCGAGGTCAAATTGGGGTAATTGGGttcttttttttctcatttgggTTTCTCTCACTACCAGGGATTGCTTATTTAAATCAAGGTCATTCATGGAGAAATATGTACATATGGACTTCAGCCCCAGCACTTATCTATAGTGTACTAGTATTTATATTTGTTAAGGAATCACCTCGGTGGCTACTTATACGAGGACGGAGAGAAGAAGCCATGGATGCACTTAAAAATTTCGCAACATTACATCAAAGTAGTCTTACTTTAAGTTTCTTCGGGGAGGAAGAAACCTCATGCGGAAATGACATTAATGTCTTCTCCGCAATGAAAAATATGGTGTCAAGGGCATGGGCCCTAAGACGATTGATAACCGTCTCATTCATATCTATTGGAATTGGAATGATTTACTATGGCATGCCCTTAGCCCTAGGGAATTTACCTATGAACCTTTATTTAAGTGTTTCCCTTAATGCATTGTCTGAATTACCAGGGTTATTTTTGACGTTTGTTTTGGTTGATAGATTAAGCAGGCGATCTGCTATAATAGGGTTTACTTTAGTGAGTGGAATCTCAAGTATTTTTGTAGTAGGAGCAGGACATTTTGCGAAAAATAACGAGTATATAATGTTCCTACAAATTGGGTTTGAGATGCTTTCATTCTTATGTGGAGTTTCGGCATTGAACCTTATGCTGATCTTCACTTGTGAGTTGTTCCCTACTTGTGTTCGGAACTCAGCTTTGTCTATGGCTCGCCAAGCACTAGTGTTTGGTGGGGCATTTGCCCCACCATTAGTGGCTGCAGGACGGAATATTCCGTTTATCGCATACGGTGTATTCGGGGTAGTGATAGGAGTTTGTGGTTCATTTGCGATTTTCTTGCCGGAAACTAGGGGAACTACACTGACGGATACACTGGAGGAGGAAGAGTTCCAGGCACAAAGGCTAGGTAGTTTTTGGGCTACTCACTAA